The following proteins are co-located in the Ficedula albicollis isolate OC2 chromosome 27, FicAlb1.5, whole genome shotgun sequence genome:
- the LRRC37B gene encoding leucine-rich repeat-containing protein 37B isoform X1, with the protein MVNHHQQFLEPNKGLQRFLDHVDQALRMDCSLPQLQPVCAATVTKIGLLLKVLSEKKENQGASDHIDQGHLQESISRRRDLEENEELTEKPEPETMDDTITFIVLLSIIAVILLTLKGVFHVCSRCAAPVCRQLLSSQLWLRRLSLKLQQRWRKKKYRQAEDAEQDLPELSEAELLLVQYIMDVLDKEEEELQRQMWKENTDALQGETQTKEA; encoded by the exons ATGGTCAATCATCACCAGCAGTTTCTGGAGCCCAACAAAGGCCTGCAGAGGTTCCTGGACCATGTGGACCAAGCCCTGAGGATGGACTgcagcctgccccagctccagccagtcTGTGCCGCGACAGTCACAAAGATTGGGCTGCTTCTAAAGGTTCTCAGTGAGAAGAAAGAGAACCAGGGAGCCTCTGATCACATTGACCAAGGCCATCTGCAAGAGAGTATCTCCAGACGCAGAGATTTGGAGGAGAATGAGGAGCTCACAGAGAAG ccagagccagagaCCATGGATGACACGATCACATTCATTGTATTGCTGTCCATCATCGCAGTCATTTTACTGACACTGAAGGGAGTCTTCCAC GTGTGTTCTCGATGTGCTGCACCTGTTTGCCGACAGCTACTCAGCAGTCAGTTATGGCTGAGAAG GTTGTCTCTAAAACTGCAACAGAGATGGAGGAAGAAGAAGTacaggcaggcagaggatgcagagcag GACTTGCCTGAGCTCAGCGAAGCTGAGTTGCTGTTAGTTCAATACATCATGGATGTCCTTgacaaagaggaagaagaattGCAGAGACAAATGTGGAAAGAGAACACGGATGCCTTGCAGGGAGAGACACAG ACGAAAGAAGCCTAA
- the LRRC37B gene encoding leucine-rich repeat-containing protein 37B isoform X2 codes for MVNHHQQFLEPNKGLQRFLDHVDQALRMDCSLPQLQPVCAATVTKIGLLLKVLSEKKENQGASDHIDQGHLQESISRRRDLEENEELTEKPEPETMDDTITFIVLLSIIAVILLTLKGVFHVCSRCAAPVCRQLLSSQLWLRRLSLKLQQRWRKKKYRQAEDAEQDLPELSEAELLLVQYIMDVLDKEEEELQRQMWKENTDALQGETQVKN; via the exons ATGGTCAATCATCACCAGCAGTTTCTGGAGCCCAACAAAGGCCTGCAGAGGTTCCTGGACCATGTGGACCAAGCCCTGAGGATGGACTgcagcctgccccagctccagccagtcTGTGCCGCGACAGTCACAAAGATTGGGCTGCTTCTAAAGGTTCTCAGTGAGAAGAAAGAGAACCAGGGAGCCTCTGATCACATTGACCAAGGCCATCTGCAAGAGAGTATCTCCAGACGCAGAGATTTGGAGGAGAATGAGGAGCTCACAGAGAAG ccagagccagagaCCATGGATGACACGATCACATTCATTGTATTGCTGTCCATCATCGCAGTCATTTTACTGACACTGAAGGGAGTCTTCCAC GTGTGTTCTCGATGTGCTGCACCTGTTTGCCGACAGCTACTCAGCAGTCAGTTATGGCTGAGAAG GTTGTCTCTAAAACTGCAACAGAGATGGAGGAAGAAGAAGTacaggcaggcagaggatgcagagcag GACTTGCCTGAGCTCAGCGAAGCTGAGTTGCTGTTAGTTCAATACATCATGGATGTCCTTgacaaagaggaagaagaattGCAGAGACAAATGTGGAAAGAGAACACGGATGCCTTGCAGGGAGAGACACAGGTGAAAAATTAG